One region of Corvus moneduloides isolate bCorMon1 chromosome 1, bCorMon1.pri, whole genome shotgun sequence genomic DNA includes:
- the LOC116448060 gene encoding carboxymethylenebutenolidase homolog: protein MANESRPCPCDIGDRFDYGGRGQEVQVEHIKAYVCKPPAGADKAVIVIHDIFGWQLPNTRYIADMLTTNGYIAICPDFFVGQEAWKPSNDWASFDDWLKTRDAGKIDKEVDVVLKYLKDQCGAKKIGVIGFCWGGAAVQHLMLKNPHLKTGVSLYGVISRFADKHSLLHPTFFIFGEKDDIIPLEQVTLLEQKLKQNCKVDYEVKIYPGQTHGFVHRKREDINPQDKPYIEEGRKDMINWLNKYL, encoded by the exons ATGGCCAATGAATCAAGGCCCTGCCCATGTGATATTGGAGACAGGTTTGACTATGGAGGCCGTGGGCAGGAGGTGCAAGTTGAGCACATCAAGGCCTATGTCTGCAAACCTCCTGCCGGTGCCGACAAAGCAGTGATTGTGATCCACGATATATTTGGATGGCAACTCCCAAACACCAGATACATAGCTGATATGCTAACAACTAATGGATACAT aGCCATCTGCCCAGATTTTTTTGTGGGACAAGAAGCTTGGAAACCTTCTAATGACTGGGCATCTTTTGATGACTGGCTGAAAACACGAGATGCCGGCAAAATAGACAA AGAAGTTGACGTTGTCCTCAAGTATCTAAAGGACCAATGTGGTGCGAAGAAGATTGGTGTCATTGGCTTTTGCTGGGGTGGAGCAGCAGTGCAACATCTGATGCTGAAAAATCCTCATTTAAAGACTGGAGTATCCCTCTATG GAGTGATCAGTCGTTTTGCAGACAAACACAGTTTGCTGCATCCTACCTTCTTCATTTTTGGGGAGAAGGATGACATCATCCCATTGGAGCAG GTCACGTTGCTGGAGCAGAAGCTTAAACAAAACTGTAAAGTTGATTATGAAGTTAAAATTTACCCTGGACAGACACATGGGTTTGTGCATCGGAAAAGAGAAGATATCAATCCTCAAGATAAACCTTATAttgaggaaggaagaaaggataTGATCAACTGGCTGAATAAATATCTTTAG